In Paenibacillus sp. G2S3, a single window of DNA contains:
- a CDS encoding alpha-N-acetylglucosaminidase → MMLQNVDKVDVLAMIERVIGSEKSSQIRLGSIAPDNDQDVFDLASDSDMVVIKGSSGTALASGFHWYLKHTCKVHLSWCGNQLELPEQLPRLLEPVRLATPYKYRYYLNYCTFSYSMPFWDWERWEQEIDQMAMNGINLALSIIGQEEVWRRTLLRIGYEEQEVSEFVCGPAFFAWQWMQNMTSWGGPLPEWWFEDRAKLANAIHQRMLSLGISPVLPGYSGMVPQDFGDKFPSSQPVDQGKWCNFDRPSLLLADDPMYATVATAFYEEQQKLFGTDIHFYSVDPFHEGGNTEGIDLAAYAIGVQSEMLRHDPQAVWVFQAWEGNPKKKILQNVIPEQALVLDLWCESHPTWETSEAFQGIPWVWCMIQNYGGKNGMFGNLDRIAHDPITTLHNPEAGRMSGIGMAMEGIETNPVMYDLLVDTVWRSEATDVGEWLESYIERRYGKVVPAAQYAWNLLRKSVYNCNMIQQGGMESFICARPSLDLTKVSNWGPTNVYYELEDVRQACKSLFECYEEYSESETYRYDLTDVTRQTLADLSRVYYKRFMDAYQAGDQVTFQRQSEQFLQLIRMQERLLRTYKQFLLGPWLEEARRMGRTEEEKELFEFNARTLVTLWGPEESSQLLHEYSHREWSGLIESFYLPRWKMFISSLSKAMSSHTTPEPIDWYAWEYKWTKGHEPFATEPQGSLYEAVGSIINTISEFGIAD, encoded by the coding sequence ATGATGCTTCAAAATGTAGATAAAGTGGATGTATTAGCTATGATTGAAAGAGTCATCGGTTCCGAAAAGTCCTCTCAAATTCGCCTGGGATCTATTGCGCCAGATAATGATCAGGATGTATTTGACTTAGCAAGCGACAGTGACATGGTTGTAATCAAAGGCTCCTCCGGTACTGCTTTAGCATCGGGCTTCCACTGGTATTTAAAGCATACCTGTAAGGTACATTTATCATGGTGTGGGAATCAACTTGAGTTGCCTGAACAATTACCTAGACTACTCGAACCCGTACGGCTCGCGACTCCTTATAAATATCGGTATTATTTGAACTATTGCACCTTCTCTTACTCCATGCCCTTCTGGGATTGGGAGCGTTGGGAACAAGAAATTGATCAGATGGCCATGAACGGCATTAACTTGGCACTTAGCATCATTGGGCAAGAAGAAGTTTGGAGAAGAACGCTGCTTCGGATAGGTTATGAGGAACAAGAGGTTTCTGAATTTGTATGTGGGCCGGCTTTCTTTGCGTGGCAGTGGATGCAGAATATGACGTCTTGGGGAGGCCCGCTACCCGAATGGTGGTTTGAAGATCGAGCTAAATTAGCGAATGCCATTCATCAGAGGATGTTAAGCTTAGGAATTTCGCCTGTGCTGCCGGGCTATAGTGGTATGGTTCCCCAGGATTTCGGTGATAAATTCCCTAGTTCACAGCCGGTCGATCAAGGTAAATGGTGTAATTTTGATAGACCTTCACTCTTGCTGGCAGATGATCCGATGTATGCTACAGTGGCTACTGCTTTTTACGAGGAACAGCAAAAGCTATTTGGCACAGATATTCATTTCTATAGCGTGGATCCCTTCCATGAAGGTGGAAATACGGAGGGAATCGATTTAGCAGCGTATGCTATTGGCGTTCAGTCTGAGATGTTGCGTCATGATCCACAGGCCGTGTGGGTGTTTCAAGCGTGGGAGGGCAATCCGAAAAAAAAAATATTACAGAATGTGATCCCGGAGCAGGCGCTGGTGCTTGATTTGTGGTGTGAGTCACATCCGACTTGGGAGACGAGTGAAGCTTTTCAGGGGATTCCTTGGGTATGGTGTATGATTCAAAATTATGGTGGTAAAAACGGGATGTTCGGCAACTTAGACAGAATTGCACATGACCCCATCACCACTTTGCATAATCCCGAAGCGGGTCGTATGAGTGGGATCGGAATGGCCATGGAGGGAATTGAGACCAATCCCGTAATGTACGATCTATTGGTGGATACTGTTTGGCGCTCAGAAGCGACTGATGTTGGGGAATGGCTAGAGAGTTACATCGAACGTCGGTACGGTAAAGTTGTTCCAGCAGCACAATACGCTTGGAACCTCCTACGAAAGAGTGTATATAACTGTAATATGATACAGCAGGGTGGGATGGAGTCCTTCATATGCGCACGTCCATCCTTGGACCTTACCAAAGTGTCTAACTGGGGCCCTACAAATGTATATTATGAGCTTGAAGATGTGCGTCAAGCCTGCAAATCTTTGTTTGAGTGTTATGAGGAATACAGCGAGTCTGAGACCTATCGATATGACCTTACGGATGTGACACGCCAAACCTTGGCCGATTTGTCCCGAGTATATTATAAACGCTTCATGGATGCTTATCAGGCAGGGGATCAGGTCACATTCCAAAGACAATCAGAGCAATTTCTACAGCTGATTCGTATGCAGGAGCGGCTGCTGCGTACCTATAAACAATTTTTGCTCGGACCGTGGCTTGAAGAGGCTAGGCGCATGGGAAGAACCGAAGAAGAGAAAGAACTGTTCGAATTTAATGCGAGAACACTGGTCACATTGTGGGGGCCAGAGGAATCCTCACAGCTCCTACACGAATATTCTCATAGAGAATGGTCTGGTTTAATCGAGAGCTTCTACTTGCCGCGTTGGAAAATGTTTATTTCTTCGCTTAGTAAGGCCATGTCTAGTCATACCACACCAGAACCTATTGATTGGTATGCGTGGGAGTATAAATGGACGAAAGGTCATGAGCCATTTGCGACAGAGCCACAAGGATCCCTGTATGAAGCGGTGGGCAGCATTATAAATACAATTTCAGAGTTTGGTATAGCAGATTAA
- a CDS encoding carbohydrate ABC transporter permease, producing the protein MNTKWLRKWGNPLFELCMIIAALITFIPIYYLIVTTFKTPDQATLFPLSLPTTFNFGNYAEAWSTMQYPRVFMNTLIVTVLSVLGIVLFSSMAAYALARRNHAFNRFLFYFFLAGMMVPFQMGLVNLYKLINALGLMDHLAAVTVVNIGTGSIIAIFLFHSFFLSSVPIELEEAAFIDGCSVFKTFWLIAFPLLKPVIATVVILSTLNVWNDFMNPLLFLQSRENNVILLEVFRNVGQFSVDWTSLFPMLLMGVAPLMIFYLAMQKYIIKGVAAGALKG; encoded by the coding sequence ATGAATACGAAATGGCTGCGTAAATGGGGGAATCCCTTATTTGAATTATGTATGATTATTGCTGCCTTAATTACATTTATACCAATCTACTATTTGATTGTAACTACGTTTAAGACACCAGATCAGGCGACGTTGTTCCCTTTGTCGTTACCCACTACTTTTAATTTCGGAAATTATGCAGAGGCATGGAGCACCATGCAATATCCGCGTGTATTTATGAATACGTTGATTGTTACGGTGCTATCTGTGTTAGGCATAGTCTTGTTCTCATCCATGGCGGCGTATGCTCTGGCGAGAAGAAATCATGCGTTTAATCGCTTCTTGTTCTATTTTTTCTTGGCTGGAATGATGGTTCCTTTCCAAATGGGACTTGTGAATCTGTATAAATTGATTAATGCGCTTGGTTTAATGGATCACTTAGCTGCCGTTACAGTTGTAAATATCGGTACGGGTAGCATCATTGCCATATTCTTATTTCATAGTTTTTTCCTTAGCTCGGTTCCGATTGAACTGGAAGAAGCGGCATTTATAGACGGTTGTTCGGTTTTCAAAACATTTTGGCTTATCGCATTCCCCTTATTGAAGCCGGTTATAGCGACTGTGGTGATCTTAAGCACCTTGAACGTATGGAACGACTTTATGAATCCACTCCTATTCCTACAATCAAGAGAGAATAACGTCATCCTATTGGAAGTCTTCCGTAATGTAGGACAATTCTCAGTGGACTGGACCAGCCTGTTTCCAATGTTATTGATGGGTGTTGCGCCTCTAATGATTTTCTATCTCGCGATGCAAAAATACATTATTAAGGGCGTTGCCGCTGGAGCGCTAAAAGGATAA
- a CDS encoding sensor histidine kinase, whose amino-acid sequence MRTILTFFRDRKLKHKLLASYLVVIIIPILVLGVYSYRMAESYLKQQLMLGMKNTVEQISLNLEQTFEKQSNFIDFMVFNPIIKKIMGYELGDIISYTKELNENIEPTLWYYTNINMELKEVNFYSEYTGKQIGNFIYSSEQVQNLDWYQSAKMSNQTEWNYDEGVLFVTHNIMKSNNTTFAGVLYVRLDKDRIFEKMDELNTKSDYGIIITDRNQQVVYSSASSGVEEENIADHILGAGSGQINIGHKEYSLVKSDIERPGWTLYYYTPVKSMIVDTSSILTAMVSIIVVCILILLLIIWIFTKTLVQPIYKLKKKIRVVEEGDFDILIHSNSKDEIGELTNSFASMVRRIKELIGQVYQSGIMEKEAELKALQAQISPHFLYNTLSIINWRAVQVEAEDISLVVNALSKFYRTSLNNGKQLTSIRDEILNIQAYIDIQLAMHDDQLFDVTYHIEESLYPYQTINFILQPIVENAIKHGIDEKEDGKGMLTIEAYTYNDDIRFVVSDNGKGMDQEQIEQLLYSNGTGYGLKNVHERIKLYYGEAYGVSIESELNVGTRICIDINKRSSL is encoded by the coding sequence GTGAGAACGATACTGACGTTTTTTCGGGATAGAAAGCTCAAGCATAAATTGCTGGCCTCCTATCTTGTCGTGATCATTATCCCCATCTTAGTATTGGGAGTCTATTCTTACCGGATGGCTGAATCTTATTTGAAGCAGCAGTTGATGCTCGGTATGAAGAATACGGTAGAACAAATTTCGCTTAACTTGGAACAGACTTTTGAGAAACAGAGCAATTTTATTGATTTCATGGTATTCAACCCGATTATCAAAAAGATTATGGGCTATGAATTAGGCGATATAATAAGTTATACCAAGGAACTCAATGAAAATATTGAGCCGACACTTTGGTACTATACGAATATCAATATGGAGTTAAAGGAAGTTAACTTCTATTCAGAATATACAGGCAAGCAGATCGGAAACTTTATCTACTCCAGTGAGCAGGTTCAAAATCTAGATTGGTATCAATCCGCGAAGATGAGTAATCAGACAGAGTGGAACTATGATGAGGGCGTCTTATTTGTAACCCATAATATTATGAAAAGTAATAATACTACCTTTGCTGGTGTACTGTACGTGAGGCTGGATAAGGATCGAATATTTGAGAAAATGGATGAGCTGAACACAAAGAGTGACTATGGCATTATTATTACGGATCGCAATCAACAAGTGGTCTATTCCAGTGCGAGTAGCGGGGTTGAAGAAGAGAATATCGCAGATCATATTCTAGGTGCAGGTTCAGGACAAATCAATATAGGACATAAGGAATATTCCTTGGTCAAAAGTGATATCGAACGGCCCGGATGGACGCTTTATTATTATACACCTGTAAAAAGTATGATTGTGGATACCAGTAGTATTCTAACAGCGATGGTGTCCATCATTGTGGTGTGTATTTTAATCCTTTTGCTGATTATATGGATTTTCACAAAAACACTAGTGCAACCCATCTATAAGCTGAAAAAGAAAATAAGAGTCGTGGAAGAAGGCGACTTCGATATCCTGATCCATTCTAATTCTAAAGATGAAATTGGTGAGCTTACCAACAGCTTTGCTAGCATGGTTCGGAGAATAAAGGAATTGATTGGGCAGGTCTATCAATCGGGCATTATGGAAAAGGAAGCGGAATTGAAGGCACTCCAAGCACAGATTAGTCCTCATTTTTTATACAATACGCTTTCCATTATTAATTGGAGGGCGGTTCAAGTGGAGGCGGAGGACATCAGTCTGGTGGTCAACGCGCTATCGAAATTTTATAGGACCAGTCTGAACAATGGAAAGCAATTGACGAGTATCCGAGATGAAATCCTTAATATTCAAGCCTATATCGACATTCAGTTGGCGATGCATGATGATCAGCTCTTCGATGTCACTTACCATATTGAGGAATCGTTGTATCCCTATCAGACGATTAACTTTATTTTGCAGCCGATTGTGGAGAATGCGATTAAACATGGTATCGATGAAAAAGAAGATGGCAAAGGCATGCTTACCATTGAAGCGTATACCTATAATGACGATATTCGGTTTGTGGTAAGTGATAATGGGAAAGGGATGGATCAGGAGCAAATCGAGCAGTTGTTATATTCTAATGGAACAGGCTACGGTCTGAAGAATGTCCATGAACGAATTAAGCTGTACTATGGAGAAGCCTATGGCGTTTCTATCGAAAGTGAACTGAATGTAGGAACAAGAATATGTATAGATATTAATAAAAGGTCATCCCTATAA
- a CDS encoding response regulator, with protein sequence MYRMLIADDNKYERDGMKYLISKYKLPLEISEARNGKEALQIIEQEEFDLLLTDIKMPFMDGLQLVKAAREIYPTMKIILLSGHSEFEYARAAIPLKVLHYLLKPVEAEALRSVLSDVVEQCEQEESQKRNVILKPYTGAGTPSKSETDGSRSADSEYGKRAVDELIRIIESKYNQDLSLEYLAASVHLSGSYLSHIFKKRTGTSVVKYINQYRMEKAKEFLDQSNYKINDVYKMVGYSDFSYFGVSFKQHFGLTPTQYREKVRSL encoded by the coding sequence ATGTACAGAATGCTAATAGCAGATGACAATAAGTACGAGAGAGATGGCATGAAATACTTGATCTCTAAATATAAACTTCCTTTAGAAATCAGCGAGGCCAGAAACGGCAAAGAAGCGCTACAGATTATTGAACAAGAAGAATTCGATCTTTTATTAACCGACATAAAAATGCCCTTTATGGATGGGTTGCAGTTAGTGAAGGCAGCTCGGGAGATTTACCCCACTATGAAAATCATACTTCTCAGCGGTCATAGCGAGTTCGAATATGCCAGAGCGGCTATTCCCTTGAAGGTACTTCATTATTTGTTAAAGCCTGTTGAAGCAGAAGCATTACGCAGCGTTCTGTCTGACGTCGTAGAACAATGTGAGCAAGAGGAATCCCAGAAACGTAACGTAATTTTGAAACCGTATACAGGGGCGGGTACGCCCTCCAAGTCAGAAACGGATGGAAGTCGTTCGGCAGACAGTGAATATGGTAAGCGAGCTGTGGATGAATTGATCCGTATCATCGAGAGCAAATATAACCAGGATCTAAGCTTGGAATATTTAGCGGCGAGTGTCCATCTGTCGGGCAGCTATCTTAGTCATATTTTTAAGAAAAGAACTGGCACAAGTGTGGTGAAATATATCAATCAGTACCGCATGGAAAAAGCGAAAGAATTTTTGGATCAAAGTAACTATAAAATTAATGACGTATATAAAATGGTCGGTTATTCGGATTTTTCATATTTCGGTGTTTCCTTTAAACAGCATTTCGGACTTACGCCGACGCAATATCGGGAAAAGGTGCGTTCGTTGTGA
- a CDS encoding extracellular solute-binding protein, translated as MKKFSVLLLTAATLLSMTLAGCGNENNAPAANQGEKKDKVKIRIAYWNKEDSVKTLLDLVKEKLPNIELEYQFIDNKQYQNIIETQLTAGAGPDIISTNPYTASRYAKLGYIKDISELADRYNDGGKNVYSVDGKLYAIPGISWFEGMFYNKEIFEKLNLKVPTTFEEELALHETLKQNGIKPQAMGAKSWEPMMKSSMGLVMNNFLSKAENKDFDVQYGEGKTKLDGNWNTALEQWTELIKRGYLTEDMLGVDYDQALDEFATGKAAMWQSGPWAVEAIQTKNPNLKFDMFPFYGSEPGAGWLIGGPGVGFAANSKSKHQEEIMQILDLISTPEGQQAFWSDNKGGSSYLKDVEFEMPEQFTSVSETLKAGNVYAPWNNWGDTSNVIEDYGKNFQYVLSGKMTISEALQAIDKKTNELIQGKAQ; from the coding sequence GTGAAAAAATTTAGTGTTTTACTTCTCACCGCCGCCACTTTACTCTCGATGACACTTGCAGGTTGTGGCAATGAGAATAATGCTCCAGCAGCCAATCAAGGGGAAAAGAAAGACAAGGTGAAAATCAGAATTGCGTACTGGAACAAAGAGGATAGTGTTAAGACCCTTCTTGATCTGGTAAAAGAAAAGCTACCGAATATTGAACTTGAGTATCAATTTATTGATAACAAGCAATATCAGAATATTATTGAAACACAGCTAACGGCTGGGGCAGGTCCAGACATTATTTCTACTAATCCTTATACGGCATCAAGATATGCAAAACTCGGCTACATCAAAGATATCTCTGAACTAGCTGATCGTTATAACGATGGTGGTAAAAATGTATACTCTGTAGACGGTAAACTATATGCGATTCCAGGAATCAGCTGGTTCGAAGGGATGTTCTATAATAAAGAGATTTTTGAAAAGTTGAATCTAAAGGTTCCTACAACCTTTGAGGAAGAGCTAGCGCTCCATGAGACATTGAAACAAAACGGAATCAAACCTCAGGCGATGGGCGCTAAATCATGGGAGCCTATGATGAAATCTTCCATGGGTCTGGTTATGAACAACTTCTTGTCTAAGGCTGAGAATAAAGATTTCGATGTACAGTACGGTGAAGGTAAGACCAAGCTTGATGGGAACTGGAATACAGCCCTTGAGCAATGGACGGAATTAATCAAACGAGGATATTTAACGGAGGATATGCTGGGTGTTGATTACGACCAAGCCCTTGATGAATTCGCAACTGGAAAAGCTGCAATGTGGCAGTCTGGACCGTGGGCTGTAGAAGCTATTCAAACGAAAAATCCGAATTTGAAATTTGATATGTTTCCTTTCTATGGATCTGAGCCAGGTGCAGGTTGGTTGATTGGTGGCCCAGGTGTAGGGTTCGCTGCAAATAGTAAGTCAAAACACCAAGAAGAAATCATGCAAATACTAGACTTAATTTCAACCCCTGAGGGGCAACAAGCTTTCTGGAGTGACAACAAGGGTGGAAGCAGTTACTTAAAAGATGTTGAATTCGAAATGCCTGAACAATTCACAAGTGTAAGTGAAACGTTGAAAGCAGGGAATGTATATGCACCGTGGAACAACTGGGGCGACACATCTAATGTAATTGAAGATTACGGTAAGAATTTTCAATATGTGTTGAGTGGAAAAATGACAATTTCGGAAGCACTACAAGCCATTGATAAGAAGACTAATGAACTCATCCAAGGTAAAGCACAATAA
- a CDS encoding sugar ABC transporter permease has product MNTKMRLLKRELDYQILILPVLIFYLLFCVYPFFSTFYYSFTDYSNMKLDNLKFVGFDNFKGIFDSDLLTISIKNSIIYAILMTVFQTSLGLILAVFLDRKLKTKNILRSMFFLPAVFSPLIIGYLWSYIMSTSDFGLINRAVTALGFAKINFLGNPDLALYSVVGTQLWQWTGWAMVIFLANLQSIPKDLYEAAEIDGANSWGKFWRVTLPLMQPSVNVVSVTAIIGGLKVFDIIFALTEGGPGNSTQTIMTAYIKTVFTEGFYAKGAAFGVVFFIAVMIITMVMMSFLKKWGEQTR; this is encoded by the coding sequence ATGAATACGAAAATGAGGTTGCTAAAGAGGGAACTTGATTATCAAATATTGATCCTGCCGGTGCTGATCTTTTACTTACTATTTTGTGTCTATCCCTTTTTCTCGACATTTTACTATAGTTTTACCGACTATTCCAATATGAAATTAGATAATTTAAAGTTTGTAGGATTTGATAATTTTAAGGGCATTTTTGATAGTGATCTACTAACGATATCGATTAAGAACTCCATTATCTACGCCATTCTAATGACTGTATTCCAGACTAGCCTCGGCTTAATTCTGGCTGTATTTCTAGATCGGAAACTAAAGACCAAAAATATTTTACGTTCGATGTTCTTCTTGCCTGCGGTATTTAGCCCGTTAATTATCGGTTATTTATGGAGCTATATTATGTCCACTTCAGATTTCGGCCTGATTAACCGGGCAGTCACTGCGCTGGGATTTGCGAAGATCAATTTTTTAGGCAATCCTGACTTGGCCTTGTATTCAGTAGTTGGAACACAGTTGTGGCAGTGGACCGGGTGGGCGATGGTTATCTTCCTTGCCAATCTGCAATCCATTCCTAAAGATTTATATGAGGCGGCAGAAATCGACGGAGCAAATAGCTGGGGTAAGTTCTGGAGAGTGACTTTGCCACTTATGCAGCCTTCCGTTAACGTTGTGTCGGTCACTGCCATAATCGGTGGGTTAAAAGTATTCGATATTATCTTTGCGCTAACCGAAGGCGGACCGGGAAATTCGACACAAACGATTATGACAGCTTATATCAAGACGGTATTTACAGAAGGATTTTATGCAAAAGGGGCTGCCTTTGGGGTTGTATTCTTCATTGCCGTGATGATCATTACGATGGTGATGATGAGTTTCTTGAAAAAATGGGGTGAACAAACACGATGA
- a CDS encoding multidrug effflux MFS transporter produces MKKYAAPSLLLMIVLVAFPQISETIYTPSLPDIAVALGVSNSSVQLTLSIYFIGFALGVFCWGWLSDFIGRRPAMLGGLIVYGIGSLMCFYSESITLLLVSRFIQAFGAATGSIITQTILRESVSGNKRHAMFAQISAVIAFTPAVGPLIGGWVDQGFGFRAVFFTLVMMSVLLFVYAFWKLPETTDVSVRKKVAILPIVKRMLSLPRVLVFGLLIGGINGVLFSYYAEAPFIFIEHFNISPGVYGFLGIVVALASIVGAMMSKRLLSVYAPEKIIHIGCLVMTSGALLLTIASSLVSLPIMIMMVSILITLFVMLMGAGIALPNCLSLALVQFQDVVGTAGAIFSLGYYLLVSLATWGMSALHNGSLLTMPIYFLGISGGMWLLSKKFIVAE; encoded by the coding sequence ATGAAAAAATATGCAGCACCATCTTTACTTTTAATGATTGTTCTTGTGGCTTTTCCACAAATTAGTGAGACGATCTATACTCCATCTTTGCCGGATATTGCTGTGGCACTTGGGGTCTCTAATAGTTCTGTTCAGTTAACATTAAGTATCTATTTTATCGGATTTGCTTTAGGAGTTTTCTGTTGGGGATGGCTCTCTGACTTCATCGGACGGAGACCTGCCATGCTGGGTGGACTCATTGTATATGGTATTGGAAGCTTAATGTGTTTTTACTCGGAATCCATTACTCTACTTCTGGTCAGCCGTTTCATTCAAGCGTTTGGAGCAGCAACTGGCTCTATTATTACGCAAACCATTCTTCGGGAGAGTGTATCCGGGAATAAGCGGCATGCCATGTTTGCCCAAATCTCGGCGGTGATTGCTTTTACTCCTGCAGTAGGGCCGCTTATTGGCGGATGGGTGGATCAAGGTTTTGGTTTTCGAGCGGTTTTCTTTACATTAGTGATGATGAGTGTGTTGTTATTTGTGTATGCTTTTTGGAAGCTGCCAGAAACGACTGATGTTTCCGTGAGAAAAAAGGTGGCTATTCTACCTATCGTTAAAAGAATGCTCTCATTGCCACGTGTATTGGTGTTTGGGTTACTGATCGGGGGCATCAATGGAGTTTTATTTAGCTACTATGCGGAAGCACCCTTTATATTTATTGAACACTTTAATATTTCACCGGGAGTATATGGTTTTCTAGGTATTGTTGTGGCTTTGGCATCGATAGTGGGAGCAATGATGTCCAAGAGATTATTGAGCGTCTATGCCCCAGAAAAAATAATTCATATCGGTTGTCTAGTAATGACCAGCGGGGCCTTGCTATTAACAATCGCAAGCAGTCTTGTCTCGTTGCCCATTATGATAATGATGGTAAGCATTCTAATAACGCTGTTTGTCATGTTAATGGGGGCCGGTATCGCCTTACCTAATTGTCTAAGTCTTGCTCTTGTCCAATTTCAGGACGTTGTAGGAACAGCAGGTGCGATCTTCAGCTTGGGATATTATTTGCTAGTTAGTTTAGCGACGTGGGGAATGAGCGCACTTCATAATGGTTCATTGCTGACGATGCCCATCTATTTCTTAGGGATCAGCGGCGGAATGTGGTTATTAAGTAAAAAGTTTATTGTAGCGGAATAG
- a CDS encoding diacylglycerol kinase family protein, protein MLQAMIIINPSSGKEEAGEYVRYAERVLADQGYLVTIKETAKELDATRYCITACEECYDLVVSIGGDGTLHETINGLMNQKQHPKLGVVPLGTVNDFARALQIPLNPEIAIQTLASSNVKTVDIGCLNDRLFGNVVAVGSIAGSLSSVSTEEKTKLGSLAYLKEGLKQLTSTSPHPLLIHYDDKTWQGESPLFLAVLTNSVGGFENLIPDAAVDDGLLHCFIIQDLSILNTITASISLLLGSLKDHKDVVYFTAQNVSVSSPEAVRTNVDGEEGPILPITLSVLPRHIQVIVPEVD, encoded by the coding sequence ATGCTACAAGCTATGATTATTATTAACCCCTCATCCGGTAAAGAAGAAGCTGGTGAATATGTTCGATATGCAGAAAGAGTTCTAGCTGATCAAGGCTACTTGGTTACGATCAAGGAGACGGCAAAAGAACTAGATGCAACCCGTTATTGCATCACTGCCTGTGAGGAGTGCTACGATCTAGTCGTCTCCATTGGCGGGGATGGCACGCTTCACGAGACCATTAATGGTCTTATGAATCAGAAACAACATCCAAAGTTAGGTGTAGTCCCCTTAGGAACGGTTAATGATTTTGCCCGCGCGTTACAGATCCCGCTGAATCCCGAAATAGCCATTCAAACCCTTGCTTCCTCTAACGTAAAGACAGTAGATATTGGTTGCTTGAATGACCGCTTATTCGGCAACGTTGTGGCTGTAGGCTCAATCGCCGGATCATTGTCCTCCGTATCAACCGAAGAGAAAACTAAGCTCGGCTCATTGGCATACCTGAAAGAAGGCCTAAAACAACTTACAAGCACTTCCCCCCACCCTCTTCTCATTCATTATGACGATAAGACATGGCAAGGCGAATCCCCGCTTTTTCTCGCCGTGTTAACCAACTCAGTCGGTGGATTCGAGAATTTGATACCTGATGCTGCGGTTGACGATGGTCTGCTTCACTGTTTTATTATTCAAGACCTCAGTATACTCAATACCATTACAGCTAGTATATCTCTACTACTTGGTAGCCTTAAGGATCATAAAGACGTTGTCTATTTCACGGCCCAAAATGTAAGTGTAAGCTCGCCTGAAGCCGTAAGAACCAATGTGGATGGTGAAGAAGGTCCGATTTTACCCATTACGCTAAGTGTTCTTCCTCGTCATATCCAAGTCATTGTGCCGGAAGTGGACTAA
- the guaC gene encoding GMP reductase, with amino-acid sequence MKKVFDYEDIQLIPAKCIVNSRSECDTTVTLGGHTFKLPVVPANMQTIIDEKIASFLAQNGYFYIMHRFEPEKRTSFIKDMHSRGLIASISVGVKEEEYDFVEQLANEQLIPEFITIDIAHGHSEAVIRMIKHIKQYLPTSFVIAGNVGTPEGVRELENAGADATKVGIGPGKVCITKIKTGFGTGGWQLAALRLCAKAASKPIIADGGIRTHGDIAKSIRFGASMVMIGSLFAGHEESPGDTIEIDGKLYKEYFGSASEYQKGEKKNVEGKKIVVEHKGALAETLREMEQDLQSSISYAGGNKLEAIRKVDYVIVKNSIFNGDKVY; translated from the coding sequence ATGAAAAAAGTATTCGATTATGAAGATATTCAGTTAATTCCTGCAAAATGTATCGTAAATAGCCGTTCCGAGTGTGATACAACAGTCACCTTAGGTGGTCATACTTTTAAATTACCTGTGGTACCCGCAAACATGCAAACCATCATAGATGAGAAGATCGCCAGCTTCTTAGCCCAAAATGGCTACTTCTACATTATGCATCGTTTTGAACCAGAGAAGCGTACGTCTTTCATCAAGGACATGCACTCCCGCGGATTAATCGCTTCCATTAGTGTCGGAGTCAAAGAAGAAGAATACGATTTCGTTGAACAATTAGCTAACGAACAGTTGATTCCGGAATTCATTACGATCGATATTGCACATGGTCATTCCGAGGCTGTTATTCGAATGATCAAGCATATTAAACAGTACCTACCTACTAGTTTCGTTATTGCTGGAAACGTGGGAACCCCTGAAGGCGTTAGAGAATTAGAGAACGCTGGGGCCGACGCCACTAAAGTGGGAATTGGACCAGGGAAAGTATGTATCACAAAGATTAAGACAGGATTCGGAACAGGTGGCTGGCAATTAGCCGCACTACGCTTGTGTGCCAAGGCTGCAAGTAAGCCTATTATCGCTGACGGAGGCATTCGGACACACGGGGATATCGCCAAATCCATTAGATTTGGTGCTTCCATGGTCATGATCGGTTCCCTATTTGCCGGGCATGAAGAATCCCCTGGTGATACCATCGAGATCGATGGAAAGCTGTATAAAGAGTACTTTGGCTCCGCTTCTGAATACCAAAAAGGTGAGAAGAAGAATGTTGAGGGCAAAAAAATAGTTGTCGAACACAAAGGCGCTTTAGCAGAAACGTTGAGAGAGATGGAGCAAGATCTTCAGTCCTCGATTTCTTATGCTGGAGGCAATAAATTAGAAGCTATACGTAAAGTAGATTATGTTATCGTTAAGAATTCCATTTTTAATGGTGACAAGGTCTATTAA